From a single Vallitalea longa genomic region:
- a CDS encoding MBOAT family O-acyltransferase gives MVFSSLVFIFIFLPVTLILYFIAPKKIRNIILLIVSLIFYAWGEPIYILLMIFSSIVDYIHGMLIEKYRDQGIKAKLVVLSSVIINLSLLGFFKYADFIILNINSVLGTSLDTFNLPLPIGISFYTFQTMSYTIDVYRKQAPVQKNPIALATYVTLFPQLIAGPIVRYQTIAHQINNRKETVDKFAHGLERFIIGLGKKVLLANNIGFLWGQIQNTNINDLTILTSWLGIIAFGFQIYFDFSGYSDMAIGLGKMFGFDFLENFNYPYISTSITEFWRRWHISLGSWFRDYVYIPLGGNRGSRFKLYRNLFVVWFLTGLWHGASWNFVIWGLYFGFIIAIEKAFLLKYINKLWKPIRHLYALLLIIVGWVLFSFDDLEVTIEYLKVMFGFNDVPLINNQFMYYLYTNLILLIVLVVLSTPIIKKWYQTKVSNNKSTKIQEAIMPIALFLILFISTAYLVDSTYNPFLYFRF, from the coding sequence ATGGTATTTTCCAGTTTAGTATTTATATTTATTTTTTTACCTGTAACATTAATATTATATTTTATAGCTCCTAAAAAAATCAGAAATATTATTTTATTAATAGTAAGTCTGATTTTTTATGCTTGGGGTGAACCTATTTATATTCTATTAATGATATTTTCTTCAATAGTAGATTATATTCATGGTATGTTGATAGAGAAATATAGAGACCAAGGAATCAAGGCAAAATTAGTGGTTTTGTCATCAGTCATAATAAATTTAAGTTTACTTGGATTTTTTAAATATGCTGATTTTATCATACTTAATATAAATAGTGTATTGGGAACTAGCCTAGATACATTCAATTTGCCTCTTCCAATAGGGATATCTTTTTATACTTTCCAAACTATGTCCTATACTATAGATGTTTATAGAAAACAAGCACCAGTACAGAAAAATCCTATTGCTCTTGCCACTTATGTAACGTTATTTCCACAGCTGATCGCTGGACCTATCGTTAGATACCAAACAATAGCTCATCAGATTAATAATCGTAAGGAGACGGTAGATAAGTTTGCACATGGATTAGAACGATTTATAATTGGTCTTGGTAAAAAAGTCTTATTAGCAAATAATATTGGATTTCTATGGGGACAAATTCAAAATACGAATATTAACGATTTAACGATATTAACATCATGGCTTGGAATTATAGCGTTTGGGTTCCAGATTTATTTTGATTTCAGTGGGTATTCAGATATGGCGATAGGATTAGGTAAGATGTTTGGGTTTGATTTTCTAGAAAACTTTAATTATCCATATATTTCAACTAGTATTACTGAATTTTGGAGAAGATGGCATATATCATTAGGAAGCTGGTTTCGAGATTATGTATATATCCCTTTAGGTGGAAATAGAGGAAGCAGATTCAAATTATATAGGAATCTCTTTGTGGTTTGGTTTTTAACAGGACTTTGGCACGGTGCAAGTTGGAATTTTGTCATATGGGGGTTATATTTTGGATTTATAATAGCTATAGAAAAAGCATTTTTGCTAAAATATATTAATAAATTGTGGAAACCCATAAGACATCTATACGCTTTATTGTTAATAATAGTAGGTTGGGTTTTATTCTCATTCGATGATTTAGAAGTGACTATTGAATATTTGAAAGTGATGTTTGGATTTAATGATGTTCCATTAATAAATAATCAATTTATGTATTATTTATACACTAATCTAATCTTATTAATTGTGTTAGTCGTATTATCAACACCTATTATAAAAAAATGGTATCAGACAAAAGTCAGTAACAATAAAAGCACAAAAATACAAGAAGCAATTATGCCTATAGCACTATTTTTGATACTCTTCATATCAACTGCTTATTTGGTTGATTCAACCTATAATCCATTCTTGTATTTTAGATTTTAA
- a CDS encoding DHHW family protein codes for MNRRASIIVIVMFIVFILTINLLNIITEDKHFSESENRILAKKPELTWKSIKNGRFTQKFEDYITDQFIFRDYFVGLKSDIERLRLKQDNNDIFFGENEYLLENYNMPKDNIIINNIKAINNYQSRLENMKTYVLLPPTSVKINEDKLPLFASPYDELITIDRMKKNLQNISFIDVYDNLKNSSNEYIFFRTDHHWTMRGAYYAYVKLADAMDIKPLGIDEFDINVVSNDFYGTLYSKANNYRIEPDYIEVFEPKMKRNVSVNYINSNILANSLYEKNHLETKDKYSYFLDGNHPIVTIKSDVSNGKKLVIFKNSYAHCLIPFLVNHYEEIHVLDLRFYKLDVYEYINQNNITETLFLYDILNFSKDNSLRIIDR; via the coding sequence ATGAATAGAAGAGCAAGTATTATTGTTATAGTGATGTTTATAGTATTTATACTAACAATTAATCTATTGAATATTATAACGGAGGATAAACATTTTTCAGAGTCAGAAAACAGAATATTGGCTAAAAAACCTGAATTAACATGGAAATCAATTAAGAATGGAAGATTTACTCAAAAATTTGAAGATTATATAACTGATCAATTTATTTTTAGAGATTATTTTGTTGGCCTGAAATCGGATATAGAAAGGCTCAGGTTAAAACAAGATAATAATGATATCTTTTTTGGTGAAAATGAATATTTATTAGAAAATTACAATATGCCAAAAGATAATATTATTATTAATAATATTAAAGCTATAAATAATTATCAAAGCAGATTAGAAAACATGAAAACTTATGTTTTGTTACCACCAACATCTGTTAAAATTAATGAAGATAAGCTTCCACTCTTTGCAAGTCCATATGATGAATTGATAACAATAGATAGAATGAAGAAGAATCTACAAAATATTAGTTTCATTGATGTTTATGATAATTTGAAAAATAGCAGTAATGAATATATATTTTTTAGGACAGATCATCATTGGACAATGAGAGGTGCTTATTATGCTTATGTCAAGTTAGCTGACGCTATGGATATAAAACCATTGGGAATAGATGAATTCGATATTAATGTGGTTTCAAATGATTTCTATGGGACTTTATATTCCAAAGCAAATAATTATCGTATAGAACCTGACTATATTGAAGTATTTGAACCAAAAATGAAAAGGAATGTTTCTGTTAACTATATTAATTCAAATATATTGGCGAATTCTCTATATGAAAAGAATCATCTAGAAACTAAAGATAAATATTCCTATTTTTTAGATGGGAATCATCCTATAGTTACAATAAAATCAGATGTATCAAATGGAAAGAAGTTGGTTATATTCAAGAATTCATATGCTCATTGTTTAATACCTTTTTTAGTTAATCATTATGAGGAAATTCATGTTTTGGATTTGAGATTTTATAAATTGGATGTATATGAATATATAAATCAAAATAATATTACAGAAACGTTATTTTTATATGATATATTGAATTTTTCGAAAGATAATAGTCTTAGAATCATTGATAGATAG
- a CDS encoding DUF6062 family protein translates to MKEKIYTIPVIDSFKESGECPFCNMYNTLEENTIQFVLGPSYMETDVREQTNKLGFCNHHLQKMYSNKNRLGLALMLNSHLDKLQKDIDKQITTDNPKSIKKLFSKKDTSDRELYTYITEKNNDCYICDKIKSTFDKYTDTFFYLWKKDDSFIDLVKSSNGFCLNHFALLYNEAPKYLNDTQLKTFLDLIVSLERESLNRIKEELDWFIKKNDYRFAEEPWKNSKDSLIRTILKINSLRID, encoded by the coding sequence ATGAAAGAAAAAATATATACGATTCCCGTTATAGATTCATTTAAAGAAAGTGGTGAATGCCCTTTTTGTAATATGTACAATACTCTTGAAGAGAATACCATACAATTTGTTCTAGGTCCATCTTATATGGAAACTGATGTAAGAGAACAAACCAACAAACTAGGTTTCTGTAACCATCATCTTCAAAAAATGTATTCTAACAAAAATAGATTAGGTCTTGCATTAATGCTTAACAGTCATCTTGATAAACTTCAAAAAGATATTGACAAACAAATTACTACAGATAATCCAAAATCCATAAAAAAATTATTCTCCAAAAAAGATACTAGCGATCGAGAACTTTATACTTATATAACAGAAAAAAATAATGATTGTTATATTTGTGATAAGATAAAATCAACTTTTGATAAGTATACTGATACCTTTTTTTATCTATGGAAAAAAGATGATTCTTTTATTGATCTAGTAAAGTCTAGTAATGGTTTCTGTCTTAATCATTTTGCTCTGTTATACAATGAAGCACCCAAATATCTTAACGACACGCAACTTAAAACATTTCTTGATCTAATTGTTTCACTCGAAAGAGAAAGCCTCAATCGCATAAAGGAAGAGTTGGACTGGTTCATCAAGAAAAATGACTATAGATTTGCAGAAGAACCTTGGAAAAATTCAAAAGACTCGTTAATCAGAACTATCCTGAAAATAAATAGCTTACGTATTGATTAA
- the groL gene encoding chaperonin GroEL (60 kDa chaperone family; promotes refolding of misfolded polypeptides especially under stressful conditions; forms two stacked rings of heptamers to form a barrel-shaped 14mer; ends can be capped by GroES; misfolded proteins enter the barrel where they are refolded when GroES binds), which yields MAKEIKFGAEARTALEAGVNQLANTVKVTLGPKGRNVVLDKKFGTPLITNDGVTIAKEIELEDAFENMGAQLVKEVATKTNDVAGDGTTTATVLAQSMIQEGIKNIAAGANPIILRRGMKEATKITVDAIKDMSSALTGKDQIAKVAAISGGDEEVGALIADAMEKVSNDGVITIEESKTMDTELELVEGMQFDRGYLSPYMATDMDKMVAELDNPYILITDKKISNIQEILPILEQIIQSGSKLLIIAEDVEGEALATLVLNRLRGTFSVVAVKAPGFGDRRKAMLQDIAILTGGTVISEEVGLDLKETTMEMLGKAKSVKVQKENTIIVDGAGAKEDIDARVSQIRAQIEETTSDFDREKLQERLAKMAGGVAVIKVGAATETEMQEKKLRMEDALAATRAAVEEGIVAGGGTAYIHASKEVAKLADNAEGDEKTGINIILKALESPLRQIVTNAGLEGSVVVNKVKESEVNVGFNALTEEYVDMVSTGIIDPTKVTRSALQNATSVASTLLTTESVVADIKEDEPAMPMGGGAPGMGMM from the coding sequence ATGGCTAAAGAAATTAAATTTGGTGCAGAAGCAAGAACTGCTTTAGAAGCAGGAGTTAACCAATTAGCAAATACAGTTAAAGTTACACTAGGACCAAAAGGAAGAAATGTCGTATTAGATAAGAAATTCGGTACACCACTTATTACTAATGATGGTGTTACTATTGCAAAAGAAATCGAATTAGAAGATGCATTCGAAAATATGGGTGCACAACTTGTAAAAGAAGTTGCAACTAAAACTAATGATGTTGCAGGAGACGGTACAACAACAGCTACAGTACTTGCACAATCAATGATTCAAGAAGGAATTAAAAACATAGCAGCAGGTGCTAATCCAATTATTCTTAGAAGAGGAATGAAAGAAGCTACAAAAATAACTGTAGATGCTATTAAGGATATGAGCAGTGCATTAACTGGTAAAGATCAAATCGCAAAAGTTGCAGCTATCTCAGGTGGTGATGAAGAGGTAGGAGCACTTATTGCAGACGCAATGGAAAAAGTATCAAATGATGGTGTAATAACTATTGAAGAATCAAAGACTATGGATACTGAACTTGAATTAGTAGAAGGTATGCAATTCGATAGAGGTTACTTATCACCATATATGGCTACTGATATGGATAAGATGGTTGCAGAACTAGATAACCCATATATCTTGATTACAGATAAAAAAATCAGTAATATCCAAGAAATATTACCTATACTTGAACAAATCATTCAATCAGGTTCAAAATTATTAATAATCGCTGAAGATGTTGAAGGTGAAGCTTTAGCGACATTAGTTCTTAATCGTTTGAGAGGAACATTCAGTGTTGTAGCTGTTAAAGCTCCTGGTTTCGGTGATAGAAGAAAAGCAATGCTTCAAGATATTGCAATCTTAACAGGCGGAACAGTAATTTCTGAAGAAGTAGGTCTTGACTTAAAAGAAACTACAATGGAAATGCTTGGAAAAGCAAAATCAGTTAAAGTACAAAAAGAAAATACTATCATTGTTGATGGTGCTGGTGCAAAAGAAGATATTGATGCTAGAGTTAGTCAAATCAGAGCTCAAATAGAAGAAACAACTTCAGACTTTGATAGAGAAAAATTACAAGAAAGATTAGCTAAAATGGCTGGTGGAGTTGCAGTAATTAAAGTTGGTGCAGCTACAGAAACAGAAATGCAAGAGAAGAAACTTCGAATGGAAGATGCATTAGCAGCTACAAGAGCAGCAGTAGAAGAAGGTATTGTTGCAGGTGGTGGAACAGCTTATATCCATGCTTCTAAAGAAGTCGCTAAATTAGCAGATAATGCTGAAGGTGATGAAAAAACAGGTATCAACATCATCTTAAAAGCATTAGAATCTCCACTTCGTCAAATCGTTACAAATGCAGGACTTGAAGGTTCAGTAGTTGTTAACAAAGTAAAAGAATCAGAAGTTAATGTTGGATTTAATGCTCTTACTGAAGAGTATGTTGATATGGTATCTACTGGTATTATAGATCCAACCAAAGTAACTAGAAGTGCTCTTCAAAATGCTACTTCCGTAGCTTCAACATTACTTACAACAGAATCAGTTGTAGCAGATATTAAAGAAGATGAACCAGCAATGCCAATGGGCGGTGGAGCTCCAGGAATGGGCATGATGTAA
- the groES gene encoding co-chaperone GroES, with product MKLVPLGDRVVIKQLEAEQVTKSGIVLPTGAKEKPQQAEVVAVGPGGMVDGKEVKMEVKAGDKVIYSKYAGTEVKLDDNEYIIVKQSDILAIVE from the coding sequence ATGAAACTAGTACCTTTAGGAGACAGAGTAGTAATTAAACAATTAGAAGCTGAACAAGTAACTAAGTCAGGTATTGTATTACCTACTGGAGCGAAAGAAAAGCCACAACAAGCGGAAGTAGTAGCCGTAGGACCCGGTGGAATGGTTGATGGAAAAGAAGTGAAAATGGAAGTTAAAGCAGGAGATAAGGTAATATATTCTAAATATGCTGGTACAGAAGTGAAATTAGATGATAATGAATATATTATCGTAAAACAAAGTGATATATTAGCAATTGTAGAATAA
- a CDS encoding DNA-3-methyladenine glycosylase family protein: protein MEYMVDSNNIIINRLCDFDIEHILECGQCFRFYKKSDKDYIIVAYDKILRITQDKDEIVFHNIDEEDFNSIWIKYFDLERDYTSIKKILSDKDEHLHRAVTEKDGIRILQQDTWETLISFIISQNKSISHIKKLIEDISKRYGTYIGEEDEIKFYSFPTIEQLSQATEQDLRDLKVGFRAPYIADACRKVINDEVNLSRLADMNIADAKNELMKIKGVGPKVADCVLLFGAKRYEVFPTDVWVKRIMEHYYFENDTKIKVIHEFAVEHYGTLAGFAQQYLFYYARDFKIGKK, encoded by the coding sequence ATGGAATATATGGTTGATAGCAATAATATAATAATTAATAGATTGTGTGATTTTGATATTGAACATATTCTGGAATGTGGGCAATGTTTTAGATTCTATAAAAAGTCAGATAAAGATTATATAATAGTTGCTTATGATAAGATATTGAGAATAACTCAAGATAAAGATGAAATTGTTTTCCATAATATTGATGAAGAAGATTTCAATTCAATATGGATTAAATATTTTGACCTAGAGAGGGATTATACTTCTATAAAAAAAATACTTAGTGATAAAGATGAACATTTACATAGAGCAGTTACAGAAAAAGATGGTATTAGGATTTTACAACAAGATACATGGGAAACATTGATTTCATTTATTATATCACAGAATAAAAGTATCTCACACATTAAAAAACTTATAGAAGATATATCAAAGCGATATGGAACTTATATAGGTGAGGAAGATGAAATTAAATTTTATTCTTTCCCAACAATAGAACAATTATCTCAAGCTACGGAACAAGATCTAAGAGACTTGAAGGTAGGCTTTAGAGCACCATATATTGCTGATGCATGTAGAAAAGTCATAAATGATGAAGTGAATCTTAGTAGATTAGCTGATATGAATATTGCTGATGCAAAAAACGAATTAATGAAAATTAAAGGGGTAGGACCTAAAGTTGCTGATTGTGTATTGCTTTTTGGAGCTAAGAGATATGAGGTATTTCCAACTGATGTATGGGTTAAAAGAATAATGGAACATTATTATTTTGAAAATGATACTAAGATAAAAGTTATTCATGAGTTTGCAGTTGAACACTATGGGACATTAGCTGGTTTCGCTCAGCAATACCTTTTTTATTATGCAAGAGATTTCAAAATTGGAAAAAAATAA
- a CDS encoding DUF2225 domain-containing protein: MSDIFSGLEKLGFNNIKGTDIFADEKKKRVKMITNKTKKISAKDLLYDRKVLCPICGERFITRTVRAGKAKLISIDTDLRPKYDVITPYAYDVVLCNCCGYAALNKFFKKITATQADWIKSQISNSYRGRKYPDEYTYEIAIERYKLALLNAVVKKVKASEKAYICLKIAWLYRCYSEDLQKKSSSNTLLDEVKENEMIFIEKAYEGFVNTYQNEDFPVCGMQEMTVIYLLGDLARKLGKLDESTRWVSEVIVSRTANERLKDKARNVKNLVKEQKRILVAKNNEN, translated from the coding sequence ATGAGTGATATATTTTCTGGACTAGAGAAATTAGGATTTAATAATATTAAAGGTACAGATATATTTGCAGATGAAAAAAAGAAGAGAGTGAAAATGATAACAAATAAAACTAAGAAAATTTCAGCGAAAGATTTACTTTATGATAGGAAGGTTCTATGCCCTATTTGTGGTGAAAGATTCATTACAAGAACTGTTAGAGCAGGAAAGGCGAAATTAATATCTATTGATACTGATTTGAGACCTAAATATGATGTGATAACACCATATGCCTATGATGTTGTATTATGTAATTGTTGTGGGTATGCAGCTCTAAATAAGTTCTTTAAGAAAATTACTGCAACTCAAGCAGATTGGATTAAATCACAGATATCAAATTCATACAGAGGAAGAAAATATCCTGATGAATATACATATGAAATTGCTATAGAAAGATATAAATTAGCTTTACTTAATGCTGTTGTCAAGAAAGTTAAGGCTAGTGAAAAAGCCTATATATGTCTTAAGATAGCTTGGTTATATAGATGTTATTCAGAAGATTTGCAGAAAAAATCATCTTCTAACACATTATTAGATGAAGTCAAAGAAAATGAAATGATATTTATTGAAAAAGCGTATGAAGGGTTTGTTAATACATATCAGAATGAAGATTTCCCAGTATGTGGAATGCAAGAAATGACAGTAATATATCTATTAGGTGATTTAGCTAGAAAACTAGGTAAGTTAGATGAGTCTACCAGATGGGTGTCAGAAGTAATTGTATCAAGAACAGCTAATGAAAGACTAAAAGATAAAGCTAGAAATGTCAAAAATCTAGTTAAGGAGCAAAAAAGAATTTTGGTAGCAAAAAACAATGAAAATTAG